CGACTAATGTGTGATCTTGTTTATGTCACAAGTCAAATTAAACTTAGCAGTTATCCTAACTCTCTAGCAATTGCAATAAGTGCATAcacgtttttaataaattaaaaataaaattgtttacatAGAACTTAAAAATGTTTGATGGTGATTTTAAAACCGATAGTATTCAAGATTTATCAGAAGTAACAGAACCTAAATTTTCAAATCCAGAAATGCAAGAAGCTCGTGCATTTCTACGTGAAAGATACTTGCGTTTTATGAATGGGATTATTggtaaatattaacaattattattcataatttttaattaaatttatccattactcataattataatttttaggatCCAAAGCGAATTTTTATCTCTACGAAAACTCACATGTGTCAGGAGAATTTCGTGGATGTGATGTTGACTGTTTGGAATTATTcgttcataatttaaaaacaccACTGGGAGTTGTTCCGGAGGCTATTCTACGAGCTACTGATGTGATAAGTTTTACaataaatgacattaaagcgCAATAAATGtacaataacaattatttgaattttatttaattttgattaatgtaaaataacttatttttatagttacaCGTaggtagaaaatttaattttaagatcttCGCATATGCAACATTGTATTTATTTCGGAAATAATTCGTCTTAAGTGATCGATTATCTCTTTGAGATGTCGATTTTTTGCTGTGACTTGCTGAAATAAAGCATTGAcatcttatttattatttgatactTTTGTATTTcaagaagaataaataaaaattaacttacgTCGATCAATTCTTTACGTTCTTCACAAGCGAGTCGATACGGTTCTGATGTTTTTTTCTCATCAGACTTCATATCCCACTCCTCTTTCAGAGGTATTAAGCTCTCAATATGTGTGTACTCCATACCCTGAAGTTGACAGTTTTCATTACACTTGTCATATACAAGTCGCAAACgtcttaaaagtaaaatattcaTTCTTATTTGATCATTTAACTTTGCTTTCTTATCATTTGCTGCTGTTGCACTTTGAGATGTTcctgaaatattaaaattaaaaaaaaaaaattaattaacttttgataattattaaaggttttaattataaaaaaaaaaaattatactgaaattagcagacatctaaaaatttttggaatttttataattaatcaattatatgacattaaagttagtagccacttgactattttttaatttttttaacaaataaatttgctccaaaagattatttttgaaaaattggatttttaatttttaaaaa
This genomic interval from Cotesia glomerata isolate CgM1 linkage group LG1, MPM_Cglom_v2.3, whole genome shotgun sequence contains the following:
- the LOC123261962 gene encoding gem-associated protein 7-like codes for the protein MFDGDFKTDSIQDLSEVTEPKFSNPEMQEARAFLRERYLRFMNGIIGSKANFYLYENSHVSGEFRGCDVDCLELFVHNLKTPLGVVPEAILRATDVISFTINDIKAQ